ATAGGCAATCTCCTTAAGCTTCAGTGCCCCCTCCAGCGCACTCGGATAGTTGATACCCCGACCCAGAAAGATAAAATCGTGTGCCCCTGCCAGCCGTGTTGCCACTTCCTTAATCCTGCGGTCAAGGGTAAGAATTTTCTGTACCAGCCCGGGAAGGTGCTGCAACTCATCTCTGACCTTTTTTAACTGCTGATCGCTGAGCGTCCGCCGGACACGGCCGAAATACAGTGCCAGTGTCAGCAGTGTGAATATCTGTGCGGTATAAGCCTTTGTGGAAGCCACGCCGATTTCCGGCCCGGCATGGATATAAACCGTGGAATCCGCCTCCCGGGCGATAGAAGAACGGTATACATTGAGTATTCCAAGTGTTTTCATCCCCCGCGCCTGCGCCTCACGGAGCGCAGCCAGCGTATCCGCGGTTTCACCCGACTGGCTGACCGCAATCATCAGCGTTTCATTTTCATACAGGTATTCTGATGTGCGCAGTTCTGAACTGATCTCCACCGAGGTGGGAATCCGGCACAGTTTCTCAAAATAGGCTCTGCCCACCAGTCCGGCATGATATGATGTTCCGCATGCCTGGATCACAATCCGATTAATCCGCTCAATCAGATCGGGATAGAAGAGAAATTCCGGATCAAGCATGATGGTGTCATCCCGGAAGCGCCGACTGATATTTGCCGCCAGCACCGCCGGCTGCTCGAAGATCTCCTTGCGCATGAAGTGAGGATACCGGCCCTTGGAAATCTGCCGGGGTTTGATCTCAATCGGAGTAAACTGCCGGCTGACCTCCCTTCCCGCAAAATCCCGCAGTTCCACTCCTCTCCGGGTGATGACCGCAATCTCACCATCCTGCATCACCAGCATTCGGCGGGCAATCCCGACAAGCGCCGGTGCATCGGAGGCAATGATATACTCCTTCTGCCCCCGGCCGATTACCAGTGGCGACCCCATCTTTACCGCATACAGCCGGTCCGGTTCATCGGCGTTGATGACTACCAGTGCAAATGCACCTCGGAGTTCGCTGACTGCGCGCCGCAGTGCGGTGAAAAGACCATTCTCCTGGGTCCGTGCCGCCAGATCCTCAATCAGATGGACAATCACTTCGGTATCAGTTGCAGACCGAAACCGGTGACCATCTGCTTCCAGCTCCCGCCGCAGCTCACGGTAGTTTTCAATGATGCCATTATGCACCAGTGCAATCCTGCCGGTGCAATCGGTAAATGGATGGGCATTCTCATCGCTGACCTGTCCATGCGTTGCCCAGCGCGTATGCCCGATGCCCAGCTTTCCCTCAACCGGACTCTTCAGTAATATCTCCTTCAATCGCTGCAGTCTGCCCGCGGTTTTACGGATCTTGATCCCGTCATTCAGCACCGCAATCCCGCACGAATCGTATCCGCGGTATTCCAGCCGCTCCAGCCCGACCATCACCACATTACTGACATTCCGCTCGCCGATATAGCCGACAATTCCGCACATCCTTATCCACCTTTCTCAATCAGCTGCCTGACCTGCCCGACCAGCTCCTCGGCGAGGTTCCGGCTCCGGGCTTCAGCAATAATTCGGACTGCCGGTTCGGTATTACTCTTCCGGATATGCACCCACCAGTCTCCGGCGTCGATCCTGATACCGTCACTCCGGTCAACCATCGGAACTTTTCCCCCGAACCGCTCCAAGATGAAAATGAGCCGTTCCCCATCAAATTCCTGCACCTGCACTACCGACTTCACCTGATGATATTCTGGCAGCTCCTGACGGATTGCACCCAGACTTTTCCCGCTTTTTCTCATCAGCCCGAAGACCGCTGCCGCTGCCACCAGCCCGTCCCGGGTGAAATTGATTTCCGAAAAAATCACCCCGCCGTTTCCCTCACCACCAAGCACTGCCCCAGCCTCAAGCATCCCCTTTACAACATTTGCCTCTCCAACCGGGGTACGTAAAACTCGAACCCCGAACCTTTCAGCAATTGAATCCACCATCCGGCTCGTTGAAAGGTTGACAACAACATCCGTCTTTCTCTGCTCCAGCACAAAGAGGGCAGCGAGACCGAGCGTCACCTCCTCACCCATCGGGACACCGTTCTCATCCACACAACTGAACCGGTCACCGTCCGGATCAAAGGCAAAACCTGCATCCAGCCGCTCCGCCTGCACCAGCTGGCAGAGCGCAGTAAGGTTTTCCGGCACCGGCTCCGGCCCACGGGGGAAGTCCTGACTTAATTTCTCGGGCTCGCAGTTTATGGTCACGGGCTCAGCACCGAACGCGCGCAGCAGTGCTGCTGCCGCACCGGACATCGCCCCGTTTACCGCATCAACACCGATGCGCAGTCCCGCAGCGCTGATTCCAGCAAACAGTGGATGACGCCGGATTGCTGTAATATGGAGGTCAATTGCATCAGCCTCTGTAACCGCTTTACTCTCCGAACCGGCACAATGGAACAGACTACCCGCACTACCTTCAGCCATCAGCCGGTCAAGTGCCGCAATCTCATCCGCAAAGAGAAACCGGCCTGCCGGATGTACCAGTTTCAGTCCGTTCCACTCAATCGGATTGTGACTGGCGGTAATTACGATCCCACCCTGCAGACTCCGCTGGCGGACAAAGTGAACGGCGGTTGGTGTCGGACATATGCCCAGCTCAAAGACCTGACAGCGGAATTCGGACAAAACCTTCTGCACCACACCTTTAACCCAGCTGCCCGAAGGTCTCGGATCCCGCCCCAGGGCAAAACCGCCCGGACCATAAAGCCGGCAGAACGCCTCGGTTACCCGGCTGACCAGCTCTGCCGTCAACCCTCTGCCCGCAATCCCGCGCAGCCCAGAAACGCTGAAAATCGCTTCTGACACTCCTCTATTATATCCATCAGCCATCTCAGGTCAATCAGACGGTCACCAGTTCAGCTCCTTAACTCCCCATTGCCGTCAACACAGCATTCCGCTGTCTTCAATCCACCTCTTCCAGCGCTGCGCCCGGTTAGATCCGGATTTCAATGCATTAAACCCCGAACTGCGCTTGTTGATACTCATTATTAACTTTTCTTGCCAACGCCCGTTTCTTGATTATCATTATTGATTAAAAGGCTGAGTTCAAACAGGAGCAAAAATGAACACTAGCAGCACAGTGGAAAAGACCGTCCGCACCCAGCTTAAGCGGATGCTTGAAGCCGGGTGCAGCTTTGCCGATGTCCGTTTCTACGATGAGGACCGGACCGAGCGGCTTGTGCTTTATGACGGTAACCTTGAAGTTAATTATCAGCGCTGGGAAAAGGGTATCGGGGTCCGGGTACTCAAAAACGGTGCGATCGGATTTGCCGCCACTGCGGACCTGAATGCGATTCCGGAATGCTTTGACCGGGCACTTGCCAATGCCGAGGCGGCTGCCCAGCTACTCGGTTTTCCCAAGGATATGGGCAGTGCTGAGCCGGTCAGCGGTAAATATCAGCCCCGATTTCAGCAGGACCCGTTTGCTGTGCCCCTGCCCGAAAAGCTCAACCTGCTCAAGCGGGTGGATGAGAAACTCAGGGATAACACAGTTGAACATCGCATGGTATCTGCTCATTTTCAGAAGCGCCGGATTTTCTACTATAACAGTGAAGGCACCGAAATTGAGCGCTGGGTCATGAATACCTTTGCCGGCATGACGGTGATGGCAAGGGACAGGGACGGCAAGGCACAGCGCCGGAGTTATGAGCTGGATTCGGACG
This window of the candidate division WOR-3 bacterium genome carries:
- the glmS gene encoding glutamine--fructose-6-phosphate transaminase (isomerizing) — translated: MCGIVGYIGERNVSNVVMVGLERLEYRGYDSCGIAVLNDGIKIRKTAGRLQRLKEILLKSPVEGKLGIGHTRWATHGQVSDENAHPFTDCTGRIALVHNGIIENYRELRRELEADGHRFRSATDTEVIVHLIEDLAARTQENGLFTALRRAVSELRGAFALVVINADEPDRLYAVKMGSPLVIGRGQKEYIIASDAPALVGIARRMLVMQDGEIAVITRRGVELRDFAGREVSRQFTPIEIKPRQISKGRYPHFMRKEIFEQPAVLAANISRRFRDDTIMLDPEFLFYPDLIERINRIVIQACGTSYHAGLVGRAYFEKLCRIPTSVEISSELRTSEYLYENETLMIAVSQSGETADTLAALREAQARGMKTLGILNVYRSSIAREADSTVYIHAGPEIGVASTKAYTAQIFTLLTLALYFGRVRRTLSDQQLKKVRDELQHLPGLVQKILTLDRRIKEVATRLAGAHDFIFLGRGINYPSALEGALKLKEIAYVHATGYPAGEMKHGPISLIDENVPVIGIAPRDSVYEKMISNLAEARARHGRIIAIGTDGDRSLEELAETVLYIPETPEYLSPIAVAPVLQLLAYHIAVLRGCDVDKPRNLAKSVTVE
- a CDS encoding phosphoglucosamine mutase; the protein is MSEAIFSVSGLRGIAGRGLTAELVSRVTEAFCRLYGPGGFALGRDPRPSGSWVKGVVQKVLSEFRCQVFELGICPTPTAVHFVRQRSLQGGIVITASHNPIEWNGLKLVHPAGRFLFADEIAALDRLMAEGSAGSLFHCAGSESKAVTEADAIDLHITAIRRHPLFAGISAAGLRIGVDAVNGAMSGAAAALLRAFGAEPVTINCEPEKLSQDFPRGPEPVPENLTALCQLVQAERLDAGFAFDPDGDRFSCVDENGVPMGEEVTLGLAALFVLEQRKTDVVVNLSTSRMVDSIAERFGVRVLRTPVGEANVVKGMLEAGAVLGGEGNGGVIFSEINFTRDGLVAAAAVFGLMRKSGKSLGAIRQELPEYHQVKSVVQVQEFDGERLIFILERFGGKVPMVDRSDGIRIDAGDWWVHIRKSNTEPAVRIIAEARSRNLAEELVGQVRQLIEKGG